The following proteins are co-located in the Flectobacillus major DSM 103 genome:
- a CDS encoding NAD(P)H-dependent oxidoreductase, which yields MKHLIIYAHPNDGSLNHHLMQTVVDSLQSNNHDIEIRDLYQLHFSPVLSLEDMNGQRMGKVADDVKLEQDYILWADHITFIYPIWWTGMPAIMKGFIDRVFSYGFAYRYVQGVQKGLLTGKRTTIINTHGKSHAEYESIGMNKALSLTSDKGIFTYCGFEIEQHFFFDKADRANAETIAAWSAQIESLYAK from the coding sequence ATGAAACATTTAATTATTTATGCTCATCCTAATGATGGCAGTCTGAACCATCACCTTATGCAGACAGTTGTAGATAGTTTGCAAAGCAACAATCACGACATTGAAATAAGAGATTTGTATCAGCTTCATTTCAGCCCTGTGCTTTCATTAGAAGATATGAATGGACAACGCATGGGAAAAGTGGCAGATGATGTAAAACTTGAACAGGATTACATTTTGTGGGCAGACCATATTACGTTTATTTATCCTATTTGGTGGACAGGAATGCCTGCCATTATGAAAGGCTTTATCGACCGTGTCTTTAGCTATGGCTTTGCCTATCGTTACGTTCAAGGTGTTCAAAAAGGTTTGCTTACGGGCAAACGAACAACCATTATCAATACTCATGGAAAATCACATGCAGAATATGAAAGTATTGGAATGAACAAAGCCCTTTCGCTCACATCCGACAAAGGTATTTTTACTTATTGTGGATTTGAAATCGAGCAACATTTCTTCTTTGACAAAGCTGACAGAGCCAATGCCGAAACGATTGCTGCATGGTCTGCCCAAATCGAAAGCCTTTATGCTAAATGA
- a CDS encoding putative maltokinase — protein MNEITSAHLSSQQAWEHIKSDKALFNQFEAEILPPYINSCRWFAGKARTQERFSIKTAMEIPIKDSIALLCIVEVLYSDGETESYLLPLSFIEATLSKEIISTGIITLAYINNKRGFVIDALYDERFQQALFYQIAHAEPLQQTVGKLDFVRGKGLAGEDINAPIASKALTLASSNSAMVFGEKYFMKLYRKLFRETNPEVEMIEFLTEFSDFAFIPAFAGSITWKSDGLEDITLGMMQRMVDNQADSWEMTGGQLDDFVEAFVEKTFSIKEQVFEQVELLAQRTAEMHLALYAPNADKMFATEVFTEDYRRFIHTRLCHLLDKRYNLLIEKYTSITDPVTRKLAWDFMEAKELIDEFADQILTKDLESLRIRIHGDYHLGQVLATSNDYIIIDFEGEPESSITDRKIKHSPLKDVAGMIRSYHYAISAKMFNDPDAAKLDTTRVQLAADRWYKLILQTFMEKYLDTFGKPHPLFKNNNEINFLMLIYLLEKAVYELGYEISYRPDWVKIPLKGIVNVIREIEKLKM, from the coding sequence ATGAATGAAATAACATCGGCACATTTGAGTTCTCAGCAGGCATGGGAGCATATCAAAAGTGATAAGGCTTTATTTAACCAATTTGAAGCTGAAATTCTACCGCCTTATATCAATAGCTGTCGGTGGTTTGCTGGAAAAGCACGTACTCAAGAGCGTTTTTCTATCAAAACGGCCATGGAAATACCAATCAAGGATTCAATAGCTTTGTTGTGTATTGTTGAGGTGCTGTATAGCGACGGAGAAACCGAAAGCTATTTATTGCCTTTGTCGTTTATTGAGGCAACCCTGTCAAAAGAGATTATTTCAACAGGTATCATCACACTGGCTTACATCAACAATAAGCGTGGTTTTGTTATTGATGCCTTATACGATGAGCGTTTTCAGCAGGCTCTGTTTTATCAAATTGCTCATGCTGAGCCTTTACAGCAGACGGTCGGAAAGTTGGATTTTGTACGAGGGAAAGGACTTGCGGGTGAAGATATTAATGCCCCTATTGCTTCAAAAGCTCTTACTTTGGCATCGTCAAACTCGGCTATGGTTTTTGGCGAAAAATACTTTATGAAGCTGTATCGTAAATTATTCCGAGAAACCAACCCAGAGGTAGAAATGATTGAGTTTTTGACTGAGTTTTCGGATTTTGCTTTTATTCCTGCTTTTGCTGGTAGTATTACTTGGAAATCTGATGGACTTGAGGATATTACCTTGGGAATGATGCAGAGAATGGTTGATAATCAGGCTGATAGCTGGGAAATGACAGGGGGGCAGTTGGATGACTTTGTGGAGGCATTTGTTGAAAAAACATTCTCGATTAAGGAACAGGTTTTTGAACAAGTAGAGCTTTTGGCTCAGCGAACTGCCGAAATGCACTTGGCTTTGTATGCTCCCAATGCCGATAAAATGTTTGCGACTGAGGTTTTTACAGAAGATTATCGCCGATTTATTCATACTCGACTTTGCCATTTGTTAGATAAACGCTACAACCTTCTGATTGAAAAATATACTAGTATTACCGACCCCGTAACCCGAAAATTGGCTTGGGACTTTATGGAGGCCAAAGAGTTGATAGATGAATTTGCTGATCAGATTTTGACTAAAGATTTGGAATCACTTCGGATTAGAATTCATGGGGATTATCATTTGGGGCAGGTGCTAGCAACTAGCAATGATTATATCATTATTGATTTTGAAGGTGAACCTGAAAGTTCTATTACAGACCGTAAAATCAAACATTCGCCTCTGAAAGATGTAGCAGGTATGATTAGAAGCTACCATTATGCTATTTCTGCAAAAATGTTTAACGACCCTGATGCGGCCAAATTGGATACAACAAGAGTTCAATTGGCGGCCGACCGATGGTATAAGTTGATTTTGCAGACTTTTATGGAAAAATATCTTGATACTTTTGGCAAGCCGCACCCTCTTTTCAAAAATAATAATGAAATAAATTTCTTGATGTTGATTTATTTATTAGAAAAAGCGGTGTATGAGCTAGGCTACGAAATTAGTTATCGCCCTGATTGGGTCAAAATTCCTCTCAAAGGGATTGTCAATGTAATCCGAGAAATAGAAAAATTGAAAATGTAG
- a CDS encoding response regulator transcription factor yields the protein MKNKLSCVIVDDEESSLELLKYYFEQNNHLSLKAIFHTPLDALSFLLKNPVDLLITDINMPKLSGIELYQAVHHHSFINVIFVSGYSEKIIDALQVSAIDYLYKPFSIERFEEAVSKAIKIINISKPYDSIPSEVLELAFMNYPSLGKMEKRIIDLLSKGYSSNMIAEALFISKKTVENHRVNIRKKLHLSTEHNLAALSVFLTESVKK from the coding sequence ATGAAAAACAAACTTTCTTGTGTAATTGTTGATGATGAAGAGTCAAGCCTTGAGCTATTGAAATACTATTTTGAACAAAATAATCACCTTTCATTAAAAGCGATTTTTCATACACCATTAGATGCACTCTCGTTCCTCCTAAAAAACCCTGTTGATTTACTTATCACAGATATTAATATGCCTAAATTATCAGGGATAGAATTGTATCAAGCCGTTCATCATCATTCCTTCATCAATGTAATCTTTGTATCGGGATATTCTGAAAAGATTATAGACGCTTTACAGGTGTCGGCCATAGACTATTTGTACAAACCCTTTAGTATAGAACGATTTGAAGAGGCTGTATCGAAGGCCATCAAAATAATCAATATTTCCAAGCCATACGACTCTATTCCTTCCGAGGTTTTAGAACTTGCCTTCATGAATTACCCTTCTTTAGGTAAAATGGAAAAAAGAATAATAGACCTTTTATCAAAAGGATATTCTTCAAATATGATAGCAGAGGCACTTTTTATTTCAAAGAAAACAGTTGAAAACCATAGAGTAAATATTCGTAAAAAATTACACCTTTCTACTGAACACAACTTAGCCGCTTTATCTGTTTTTTTAACTGAAAGCGTAAAAAAATAA
- a CDS encoding type 1 glutamine amidotransferase domain-containing protein: MKNALKKIAIMIVVIATILSYHNQVFAQTKHSNTMKKILFVVTSHDKKGNTGETTGYYLSEVAHPWEVLHKAGYEIDFVSPKGGKAPVDGFNLEDTVNKKFWENAKYHTKIENTRKPSQIKPKEYAAIFYAGGHGAMWDLADNKELAIIAQKIYENNGIVSAVCHGPAGLVNIKLSTGKYLVEGKKINAFTNEEEIAVKLENVVPFALETTLIERGAKFEKSGLWQPHVAVDQRVVTGQNPQSAKEVGEAVLKLLSVKQ; the protein is encoded by the coding sequence ATGAAAAACGCATTGAAAAAAATCGCAATAATGATTGTGGTGATTGCTACTATTTTGTCATATCACAATCAAGTATTTGCACAAACCAAACACTCAAATACAATGAAGAAAATTCTATTCGTGGTAACAAGCCATGACAAAAAAGGAAATACAGGCGAAACTACAGGCTATTATTTATCGGAAGTGGCACACCCTTGGGAGGTGTTGCACAAGGCTGGATATGAAATAGATTTTGTAAGCCCCAAAGGTGGGAAAGCTCCTGTTGACGGGTTTAATTTGGAAGATACAGTAAACAAAAAGTTTTGGGAAAATGCAAAATACCATACCAAAATTGAAAATACACGTAAACCAAGCCAAATCAAGCCGAAAGAATATGCAGCTATTTTTTATGCAGGTGGCCATGGTGCTATGTGGGATTTGGCTGATAATAAAGAACTTGCCATTATTGCTCAGAAAATTTATGAGAACAATGGTATTGTAAGTGCAGTATGTCACGGGCCAGCGGGTTTGGTAAATATTAAATTATCGACAGGCAAATATTTGGTTGAGGGTAAGAAAATCAATGCTTTTACCAATGAAGAAGAAATCGCAGTTAAATTAGAGAACGTAGTTCCTTTTGCTTTGGAAACTACACTTATTGAGCGTGGAGCAAAGTTTGAAAAATCAGGGCTTTGGCAACCACACGTAGCTGTTGACCAAAGAGTAGTAACAGGACAAAATCCACAATCAGCCAAAGAAGTGGGCGAAGCTGTGCTAAAGTTATTATCAGTTAAGCAGTAA
- a CDS encoding Crp/Fnr family transcriptional regulator — MTKVLRQHFEKITPLTDQEFDYILSHFTTKKLKKHQFLIQEGDSVINDYFVVKGLLKASFTNHDGKEHILQFAMEDWWITDYQAYFGQSTATLAINCIEEVELLCISLTNREKICAELHKIEHFFRKKSNLGYIALQRRILSLLNNNAKERYEDLLVNYPSLFQRVPKTLIASYIGVSRETLSRLSS, encoded by the coding sequence ATGACTAAAGTGCTAAGACAACATTTTGAAAAAATAACTCCGCTGACAGACCAAGAATTTGACTATATTCTTTCTCATTTTACCACCAAAAAGCTAAAAAAACATCAATTCCTTATTCAAGAAGGTGATAGCGTTATCAACGATTATTTTGTGGTGAAGGGCTTACTCAAAGCATCGTTTACCAACCACGATGGCAAAGAACATATTTTGCAATTTGCGATGGAAGATTGGTGGATTACCGATTATCAAGCCTATTTTGGTCAAAGTACAGCTACTTTAGCAATTAATTGTATTGAAGAAGTAGAATTACTTTGTATTTCTCTTACTAATCGTGAAAAAATATGTGCTGAACTTCACAAGATTGAACACTTTTTTAGAAAAAAATCAAATTTGGGCTACATAGCCTTACAACGCAGAATTTTATCTTTGCTAAACAACAATGCCAAAGAGCGTTACGAAGATTTATTGGTAAATTACCCCAGCCTTTTTCAACGAGTTCCCAAAACACTAATCGCTTCTTATATTGGGGTTTCCAGAGAAACCCTAAGCCGTCTTTCTTCATAA
- a CDS encoding helix-turn-helix domain-containing protein — translation MLAHKSKYISLRIAVPTDYEEVFSHFYYAKNNSSDNISKTLLPSFQTILIFNFGVKAILHSKYNTELAVDKCLVIGPIKQAFDYSLPPNSEILVANFKDDAFYRFFGNASIAEHLPLHPDDLLDENCFTALWVELNKIDDTHRRVEFMLEFCKPYLKQRHTIVEKLTNLKNENLNPIKIVASQQNQTERNIQLTHKKTLGFTAKEICRYQRFLKAIQLIQNIASNTSKIDWFEIISQCGYYDQSQLIHDFKHYINISPTKYIKFQQDICMAKAE, via the coding sequence ATGCTAGCACACAAAAGTAAATATATCAGCTTGAGAATAGCTGTTCCGACAGACTATGAGGAAGTATTTTCTCACTTTTATTATGCTAAAAACAATTCTTCTGATAATATTTCAAAAACTTTATTACCTTCGTTTCAAACTATCCTGATTTTTAATTTTGGCGTAAAAGCAATACTTCATTCCAAATACAATACTGAATTAGCCGTTGATAAATGCCTTGTTATTGGGCCAATTAAGCAGGCTTTTGATTATTCTTTGCCACCCAATTCCGAGATTTTAGTGGCCAATTTTAAAGACGACGCCTTCTATCGTTTCTTTGGCAACGCATCAATTGCCGAACATTTGCCCCTCCACCCCGACGATTTGCTCGATGAAAACTGTTTTACTGCTTTATGGGTAGAACTTAATAAAATAGATGATACGCATCGTCGAGTAGAGTTCATGCTTGAATTTTGTAAACCTTATTTAAAACAACGACATACAATCGTTGAAAAGTTGACAAATCTTAAAAACGAAAACCTAAATCCAATCAAAATCGTTGCCAGTCAGCAAAACCAAACCGAAAGAAATATTCAACTCACCCATAAAAAAACCTTAGGATTTACGGCCAAAGAAATCTGCCGCTATCAACGTTTTTTGAAAGCCATTCAGCTCATTCAAAACATTGCTTCAAATACCAGTAAAATTGATTGGTTTGAAATCATCAGCCAATGTGGATATTATGACCAAAGCCAACTTATTCACGATTTTAAGCATTATATCAATATTAGCCCAACAAAGTACATCAAGTTCCAGCAAGATATTTGTATGGCCAAAGCTGAATAA